One Modestobacter marinus genomic window carries:
- a CDS encoding MarR family winged helix-turn-helix transcriptional regulator, whose amino-acid sequence MEEATIGPDPPLARLLLLASRWFDDESRDELQQRGWPRLSPAQTLLFTFLDAEGTPPAELARRLGHSRQATHQLIDGLCRLGFVELGVNPQRRGGRLVLLTGHGRELRSTACDILHALEISLGARRVRTLRRLLAEFDVAAFRSTV is encoded by the coding sequence TCGGCCCTGATCCCCCGCTGGCTCGTCTGCTACTGCTGGCCAGCCGATGGTTCGACGACGAGTCGCGAGATGAACTCCAGCAACGAGGGTGGCCGCGACTGAGTCCGGCTCAGACCCTGCTGTTTACCTTCCTCGACGCCGAAGGCACACCACCTGCTGAACTGGCCCGGCGCCTGGGACACAGTCGGCAGGCCACCCATCAGCTCATCGACGGGCTCTGCCGACTCGGTTTCGTCGAGCTGGGGGTCAACCCCCAGCGGCGCGGCGGCCGCCTCGTGCTGCTCACCGGGCACGGTCGCGAACTCAGGTCCACGGCTTGTGACATTCTGCATGCACTTGAGATCAGCCTGGGAGCCCGGCGGGTCCGCACCCTGCGGCGGCTGCTCGCGGAATTCGACGTCGCTGCCTTTCGTTCTACCGTATGA